From the Acidilutibacter cellobiosedens genome, one window contains:
- a CDS encoding DUF1648 domain-containing protein — MQNRIPIKFWRNIADVLVLISIILTVLALVFLGNDIVIHWTADGIPNGNMNKWMFFVFPIFTVMSSLSYNSWMKGLKEEEIGGAFTVFLTYLFVVVETHIFLLNIKLIKPSFSLLLILFVFFALFFAVLVGVRLRRNK, encoded by the coding sequence ATGCAGAATAGAATACCAATTAAATTTTGGAGAAATATTGCTGATGTTTTAGTTTTAATAAGTATTATTTTGACCGTCCTTGCTTTAGTTTTTCTTGGAAATGATATTGTTATTCATTGGACAGCCGATGGAATTCCAAATGGAAATATGAATAAATGGATGTTTTTTGTATTTCCGATTTTTACTGTAATGAGCTCGCTTTCCTACAATTCTTGGATGAAGGGTTTAAAGGAAGAGGAAATAGGAGGTGCATTTACTGTATTTTTGACTTATTTATTTGTAGTAGTAGAAACCCATATTTTTCTTCTTAATATTAAGTTAATTAAACCATCTTTTTCTTTGTTACTAATCTTATTTGTGTTTTTTGCTTTGTTTTTTGCAGTTCTTGTTGGTGTACGGTTACGGAGAAACAAATAG
- the glpK gene encoding glycerol kinase GlpK yields the protein MSKRYILALDQGTTSSRAILFDKKGNIISLSQKEFTQIYPHPGWIEHNPEEIWKTQIEAAKEAIQKVGLSPSDIASIGITNQRETTVLWDKNTGRSVYNAIVWQCRRTADLCDKIKAAGLSDYIRENTGLIVDAYFSATKIKWILDNIEGVRQRAEKGDILFGNIDSWLVWKLTGGKLHITDYTNASRTMLFNIKSLKWDENLLKELNIPSSILPEVRQSSEIYGNTDKELFGEEIPISGIAGDQQSALFGQLCFQEGMVKNTYGTGCFMLMNTGDKIVKSQSGLITTIAWGIDNKVEYAIEGSIFSAGAAVQWLRDELKIIHDAADSDYFASKVDDTNGVYLVPAFTGLGAPYWDMHARGIIVGLTRGVNRNHIIRATLESIAYQTKDVIDAMINDSEINLTTLRADGGAASNNFLMQFQSDILNANIEIPEVTETTALGVAYLAGLAVDFWKSKGEIVQNWGINRKFKPMMTPKMREKLYAGWKKAVERSKSWA from the coding sequence ATGAGTAAAAGATATATACTTGCATTAGACCAGGGCACTACCAGTTCGAGAGCCATTCTCTTTGATAAGAAGGGAAATATAATAAGTTTGTCTCAAAAAGAATTTACTCAAATATATCCCCATCCCGGCTGGATTGAACATAATCCTGAGGAAATATGGAAAACCCAGATAGAAGCTGCAAAAGAGGCGATACAAAAAGTAGGGTTGAGTCCTTCAGATATTGCTTCCATAGGTATTACAAATCAAAGGGAAACGACAGTTCTGTGGGATAAAAATACGGGTAGGTCCGTTTATAATGCTATAGTATGGCAATGCAGGCGAACGGCAGATCTATGCGATAAAATAAAAGCAGCGGGTCTTTCTGATTATATAAGGGAAAATACAGGCCTTATAGTTGATGCCTATTTTTCAGCAACGAAAATAAAATGGATTTTGGATAATATAGAAGGAGTGAGGCAAAGGGCGGAAAAAGGGGATATATTATTTGGGAATATTGATTCATGGCTTGTCTGGAAACTGACAGGGGGAAAACTTCATATAACCGACTATACAAACGCTTCAAGAACAATGCTTTTTAATATTAAAAGCCTTAAATGGGATGAAAATCTTTTAAAAGAACTAAATATTCCTTCTTCCATACTTCCAGAGGTAAGGCAGTCTTCTGAAATTTATGGAAATACCGATAAGGAATTGTTTGGAGAAGAGATACCGATATCAGGTATAGCGGGAGACCAACAGTCTGCACTTTTTGGGCAGCTTTGTTTTCAGGAGGGCATGGTAAAAAATACTTATGGAACAGGCTGCTTTATGCTTATGAATACGGGAGATAAAATAGTCAAGTCTCAAAGTGGGCTTATAACTACAATAGCATGGGGAATAGACAACAAAGTGGAGTATGCCATTGAGGGTTCTATATTTTCGGCAGGAGCTGCAGTTCAGTGGCTGAGAGACGAGTTGAAGATAATTCATGATGCGGCGGATTCTGACTATTTTGCATCTAAAGTAGATGATACAAACGGAGTATATTTGGTTCCGGCATTTACTGGACTTGGAGCGCCATATTGGGATATGCATGCAAGGGGTATTATAGTTGGACTTACAAGAGGAGTCAACAGAAACCACATAATAAGAGCAACCCTTGAATCTATAGCATATCAGACAAAAGATGTTATAGATGCAATGATAAACGACTCGGAAATTAACCTGACGACGCTTAGAGCAGACGGGGGAGCAGCTTCCAATAATTTTCTGATGCAGTTTCAATCTGATATACTTAATGCTAATATTGAGATACCAGAGGTAACGGAAACAACAGCATTAGGAGTAGCTTATCTGGCGGGGCTGGCAGTGGATTTTTGGAAATCAAAAGGAGAAATTGTTCAGAATTGGGGCATAAACAGAAAATTTAAGCCTATGATGACTCCGAAAATGAGGGAAAAACTGTACGCTGGTTGGAAAAAGGCGGTAGAAAGGTCAAAAAGCTGGGCATAA
- a CDS encoding B3/B4 domain-containing protein has translation MKIEVDKRYLLFGLMNIVGAILHNVNVKNVLSPKIEQRIQEQQNKALKYDETVIKNNKILEGYRAMIRKSGRSLKKYPPTAEALINNIKDRGHMPRINSIVDIYNMEVISNFLSIGAHDYDKISQTLCFTFAEGEEIFYPIGGGEKRTVRGDFLYRDENDILAYLDARDSELYKISEETKNVILIVQGNANTSKEYRENSLKQIVEQIIDNCGGQYEMFSVDCGNSIIIS, from the coding sequence ATGAAGATTGAAGTTGATAAAAGGTATTTATTATTTGGATTAATGAATATTGTGGGAGCAATTTTACATAATGTCAACGTAAAAAATGTTTTATCTCCCAAAATTGAACAGAGGATACAAGAACAACAGAATAAAGCTTTAAAATATGATGAAACTGTAATAAAAAATAATAAGATATTGGAAGGATATAGGGCAATGATTAGAAAATCCGGCAGAAGTTTAAAAAAATATCCGCCTACGGCAGAAGCATTAATTAATAATATAAAGGATAGAGGACATATGCCTCGTATTAATAGTATTGTAGATATTTACAATATGGAAGTAATCTCAAATTTTTTATCTATCGGAGCTCATGATTATGATAAAATTTCACAAACATTATGTTTTACTTTTGCTGAAGGTGAAGAAATTTTTTATCCCATAGGCGGAGGAGAAAAAAGAACAGTCAGAGGTGATTTTCTTTATAGGGATGAGAATGATATTTTAGCTTATCTTGATGCTAGAGATTCAGAGCTATATAAGATTTCAGAGGAGACAAAGAATGTTATACTAATTGTTCAGGGAAATGCAAATACAAGTAAAGAATACCGAGAAAATTCTTTAAAACAGATAGTTGAGCAAATAATAGATAATTGCGGAGGTCAGTATGAGATGTTCTCAGTAGATTGTGGTAACAGCATAATAATATCTTAG
- a CDS encoding MFS transporter gives MAPVDIGGLALGGTLAANIAAAYGLISTFIRLPVFALSDYFKSRKALILFAVSAVLVTSVYVVFKPGYYSLLLSSLALGISASMLSLFNVLFAETFDSNQAMMSVSILSVAPLLAEFIMSPIQYTATKGNIKHYGEMWIVSAALSLITLIFLLFVKDNKEPTRNFSLKGFKKVVSDQRLLILSAVGILVSFIKFSSSGSNLVAFVRLKEIGMSDFLIAYIDFIYSSFQLVAGVLAGLYFKKKIGIRNTLILGLALCGIFSLTLTITTNQWVIFFTHALSGFGYGLTYNILIGVVMEPYAKNVREMTMGVYQTFFGLGIFFGDKIYAWMIDLLPDGISDYMMHIDVFTIITVITFATILLVLYLFRQSNRKFFENKSY, from the coding sequence ATGGCACCTGTTGATATAGGAGGACTGGCATTAGGAGGAACATTGGCTGCCAATATTGCTGCTGCATATGGATTGATATCAACTTTTATTCGCTTACCTGTATTTGCTCTGAGCGATTATTTTAAATCCCGTAAAGCTCTGATTTTATTTGCGGTTAGTGCTGTACTGGTTACATCAGTTTATGTAGTGTTTAAACCCGGTTATTATTCATTATTATTGTCTTCATTGGCATTGGGAATTAGCGCATCGATGTTGTCTTTGTTTAACGTATTGTTTGCCGAAACTTTTGACAGCAATCAAGCCATGATGTCTGTGTCAATTTTGTCGGTTGCGCCATTATTGGCGGAATTTATTATGTCCCCCATACAATATACAGCAACTAAAGGTAATATTAAGCATTATGGCGAAATGTGGATAGTAAGTGCTGCTTTATCTTTAATCACATTAATATTTTTGTTATTTGTGAAAGATAATAAAGAACCTACAAGAAATTTTTCGCTAAAGGGATTCAAAAAAGTAGTTAGTGATCAGCGTTTGCTAATTCTAAGCGCAGTGGGAATATTGGTATCATTTATTAAATTCAGTTCCAGCGGTAGTAATTTAGTTGCTTTTGTTCGCTTAAAAGAAATTGGAATGAGCGATTTTCTGATTGCATATATTGATTTTATTTACAGCAGTTTTCAATTAGTTGCAGGCGTTCTGGCAGGATTGTATTTTAAAAAGAAGATAGGTATTCGAAATACCCTAATTCTTGGACTTGCTCTTTGTGGCATATTTTCATTAACATTGACTATTACTACAAATCAGTGGGTTATATTCTTTACCCATGCTTTAAGCGGTTTTGGATATGGATTGACTTATAATATTTTGATTGGAGTTGTAATGGAACCATATGCAAAGAATGTTCGTGAGATGACAATGGGAGTATATCAAACCTTCTTTGGATTAGGCATTTTCTTTGGAGACAAGATTTATGCGTGGATGATAGATTTATTACCCGATGGAATCTCTGATTATATGATGCATATAGATGTTTTTACGATTATAACTGTCATAACATTTGCAACAATATTGCTTGTACTGTATTTGTTTAGACAAAGTAATCGCAAATTTTTTGAAAACAAAAGTTATTGA
- a CDS encoding SOS response-associated peptidase, which translates to MKIMCGRFSLDVDIDFLIDRYKVIKKIGEFNSKDEIFPTDFSPVIINRGYNELRVLKWGFMPSFAKRPIINSKSETVDIKPTFKNSFYNKRCLIPATSFFEWEKSGDNKIKRRIYVKGEDIFSMAGLYNIFRDDNGVEYYAFTILTTDSNEEMKSIHYRMPVILPKDKEDLWLNINIKNPVILKELLKPYEQSLLIK; encoded by the coding sequence ATGAAAATTATGTGCGGTAGATTTTCATTGGATGTGGATATAGATTTTTTAATAGATAGATATAAAGTAATTAAAAAAATCGGTGAATTTAATTCTAAGGATGAAATTTTTCCAACGGATTTTTCTCCTGTGATAATAAACAGGGGGTATAATGAACTTAGAGTGTTAAAATGGGGATTTATGCCGAGCTTTGCTAAAAGACCTATAATTAACTCAAAAAGTGAAACTGTCGATATAAAGCCAACATTTAAAAATTCCTTCTATAACAAAAGATGTTTAATACCCGCAACAAGTTTTTTTGAATGGGAAAAATCCGGAGATAATAAAATAAAAAGGAGAATATATGTTAAAGGTGAGGATATTTTTTCTATGGCCGGATTATATAATATATTTAGAGATGATAATGGAGTTGAATATTATGCATTTACTATACTTACGACAGATTCAAACGAAGAAATGAAATCCATTCACTACAGAATGCCTGTTATATTGCCTAAAGATAAAGAAGATTTGTGGCTCAATATAAATATTAAGAATCCAGTGATTTTAAAAGAATTGCTGAAACCTTATGAGCAGAGCTTATTAATAAAATAA
- a CDS encoding pyridoxal-phosphate-dependent aminotransferase family protein has translation MKKSLIMTPGPTEVHEDVRRAMAQSITNPDLDVNFFEYYKETCGKLKKLLNTKEDVLILDGEGILGLEAACASLIEPGDKVLCIDNGIFGKGFGDFAKIYGAEITYFKGNYRRSIDLKELENFLEKDNDFKLATLVHCETPSGLTNPVSKICPLLKKYGIITVVDSVSGIGGEPLKVDKWQIDVVLGGSQKCISASPGLTFLSISKKAWDIILNRKTPIASFYCNLAIWKNWYEEKYFPYTPPISDIYGLNCALDRVFKKGDYIERHKKIGTAVREAIMKSELELYPIDGYSNTVTAILIPKGITFSDIYNHMVEEHNIMIGGDFDCLKDKVIRIGHMGENCYEEKVYITLKALDETFKKYGININGSLHKYFADAM, from the coding sequence TTGAAAAAATCTTTAATAATGACTCCTGGGCCAACGGAGGTTCATGAAGATGTGAGAAGAGCAATGGCCCAGAGTATAACTAATCCGGATTTGGATGTGAATTTTTTTGAATATTACAAGGAAACCTGTGGTAAGCTGAAGAAACTTTTAAATACTAAAGAGGATGTACTTATATTAGATGGCGAAGGAATACTGGGGCTTGAAGCAGCCTGTGCATCTTTAATTGAACCTGGAGATAAAGTACTATGTATAGATAATGGCATATTTGGGAAGGGTTTCGGAGATTTTGCTAAGATATACGGAGCAGAGATTACATATTTTAAGGGAAATTATAGAAGATCCATTGACTTAAAGGAACTAGAAAACTTTTTAGAAAAAGATAATGACTTTAAATTGGCAACTTTAGTCCATTGTGAGACACCTTCTGGTCTTACAAACCCTGTAAGCAAAATATGCCCGCTATTAAAAAAATATGGGATAATTACTGTGGTGGATTCAGTTTCAGGCATTGGAGGAGAACCATTAAAGGTGGATAAATGGCAAATAGACGTAGTCCTCGGAGGAAGCCAAAAATGTATATCCGCATCACCTGGATTGACTTTTTTAAGTATCAGTAAAAAAGCTTGGGATATTATCCTCAACAGAAAAACACCCATTGCATCTTTCTATTGCAATCTGGCAATATGGAAAAACTGGTATGAAGAAAAATACTTTCCTTATACTCCTCCTATAAGTGATATATATGGGCTAAATTGTGCATTGGATAGAGTTTTTAAAAAGGGAGACTATATAGAAAGACATAAAAAAATAGGTACTGCAGTTAGAGAAGCTATAATGAAATCCGAATTGGAACTTTATCCTATAGACGGATATTCAAATACGGTTACCGCAATTTTAATCCCTAAAGGAATTACATTTTCCGATATATATAATCATATGGTGGAAGAACACAATATAATGATAGGAGGAGACTTTGATTGTCTGAAGGATAAGGTTATTAGGATAGGGCATATGGGAGAAAATTGCTATGAAGAAAAGGTTTATATAACTTTAAAGGCATTGGATGAAACATTTAAAAAATATGGAATTAATATAAATGGAAGTTTGCATAAATATTTTGCTGATGCTATGTAG